A stretch of DNA from Brevibacillus ruminantium:
TTATCTTTCATGGCATACATGATTTTGTTGTGTGCCTCGGCTTTCAGCATTTCAAACTCTTTGATTTTGGCGGACGCTTCATGATATTGCCTTAACCATTCTTCCGCTTCGTCCGGCAAAATGATCTCCTGACCATTGGACACTGGATACATTTGCTTTAAGAGCTCTGTTGTCGATTCCGCTCCATCTACCGCAGGCGGGATGTCCTGTTCAACCAATCTCCAAAAATCCGTTTCGATGGTGATCAGGTGGGCGATAACCTCGTCGTTTCGGTCAATCCGTTTATGCCGGAAGTCATTTCCTCCAATCAGAACAGCGATGTAGGCAAACTGGAGGCCGGTAACAGCCAGGTAGTGTTGAACCTGCAGGTAGTAATGATCCGGTATGTTATCCTCGTCCCATTCGGCTGCCAGATACTTGTCTGCCGTTTTGCACTCAAGCACCCCATGCATCCCGTCCATATGAATCAAGCGGTCAAGATTCGCCAGCATGAAGGGATAATTCGGATGCTGTAGTAACTCATGAACTGGCTCGATTTTCAGGCCTGTTCGTTCGGCAAACTCTTCTGCGACAATCGGCTCCAACTTTCGACCAAAACGAGCTGCCTGGGATTCCTCTTGCGTGGGTTCAACCTTGCCTGTCTTTTCGAGCCAAACTGCAATTGGAGAACGGTACTTACTGAACCCAGCAACAGACCCGGCATCAGATCCTCCAATACCTTTCTTTCTCCACATGAGCCATTCAGAGTAAGCCATATTATCTGTGGAGACCAAACTCACAGCTTGCACTGGACCACTCCCCTTGTGTTAATAAGGCCGATAAGCTACGATAGAAGTACGATTCCCAATCGTAGCTTTATCGACAGAGGACTCAGCGTTGCAGCGCTGGGTCTTTTACTTTTCATCCGCACAATCTTCACATGTTCTGGGGTACCCAGGCTCTGCAAAATCGTCCATATACGTGCCGCATACTTGACATAGCAGACCAGATAGAATCATTTCAGCTACTTCTCCCAATCCAAACACCCCCTTCCGTTTGGTCACGAGGCCGCCGGCAGCCCTACCCGCATCTGCCAGCCGTTGCAACCCTCTGTTACCCACGCTCTTTGCCTCGCTATGTAATTTTCAGGTCGGGCAGGGACTCGAACCCTGCATCAGTTTGCCGCTTAGTTTATAGTCGCCACGTTTCGGACTGACTTCACTGAAAAGCCGGGTAGGTATTTTACGAGCAGTTCATGTCCGCTCAACTCCTATAAGCGCCGGGGATTCTCACCCCTACTTTGCCCACTGTAAGGCGCTGCGTGTTACCGTTCCGCAACCGACCTGGGAGGTTCGAGCCTCCGTGCAAAACCAGCCATTCCGCTGATCCTGCACGCAGGGCCGAAGCCCGCGTTATTTCAACAATCGTTTCGCCTGCTGCCGGATCTCCTCACGAAATTCTTTTGGAGCCATAGTCGCCCGTGCGTCAATGATCAACTCCAATTCCTCAATCACGTCCCGAGCGGTCCATTCCAGTTGGTCTCCGTCTTCGTCTGTATCAAAAGCCAGTGGCTGAAGGTACTTCTGTCTGATGGGCTCCGTCTGCTCAACATAGGCGACGAAATCAGGCGCTTGCTGGCTCATATTTTTTCGCCACCTGTAGAGCAGCCAGATACTTTTTCCGGCATTCGATCTCGTACCATAAGTCACGCTTGTGTGCATCCAACTGTTCGAGTTGACGTTTCAGTTTGACATACTCCGCATCGACTGCTCGCCACTCTTCGTCAGCCTCTCTGCGGGCTTCTTGCAGGTTTGCAAGCTCTCGTTCCAAATCAGCGATTTCCATTGTCAGAGCCTTTTTCATTGGGCTTGTCCTCCTTTAGTAGCTGTGGTAAGCTACAGTTATCCCGAATATTCGTTCTGGTTTGATCAGGCGGTCTGTTGCGAGCAGGCCGTCTTTTCCATTTCCTTGAGTTGTTCAACGATTTCCCTTGTGATCTGGAGGTAGATTTCATGTGCTACAAGATCACCTGCCGTTTTCACCACCATCATCATCCTTTGATAAAAATGAAGCTTCATTCGCAAGGTCTGTTCATCCATGACGTTTCTTTCCTCCCCTGACCTAATATCCGTAACATCCATGCTTCCTCTCGTTGGCGCTTGATCTCTAACACCTTCTCAGCCGTGATTCTTTTTTTGCGGGCGTCCAGTTCCATTCCCATTTGCTCGCTTCGTTTTGCGGTATCGAGAAGCGCGTCGACAATGTGGACCAACTGCTCCTCATCCAATCCATCCAGGCACTCCTTGATTTGCAACTGCTTGTCCCTCCTTTCAAAACAGCCAGTAAGTCAACATGATTCCTGTCGTAAAGAATTGCTGCATGATAGTAAGCCCATCCATCCCTAGGAAAAAAGCAACAGCCACTTCTTTTGCTCCTGTTGCATCAATCCAGTTTAAGAACGTCGGAATATCCCAAGTTTTCTTGTCATCCTCAAGCTTGCTGATACAACTTTGTGAGCGATTGAGCATTACTGCTAATTGTTCCTGCGTTAATCCAGCGCGTTCTCTGCACGCTTGCATAATCGCCCCAACCTTCACATCTAGAACCTCCCTTTTTTTAAAATATTCCAAATCGGAATAGGCGATTTATTTACAAGGTTTTACAATAAGGTTGTGCTCATCTTTCAGACTCTCCCTCGTGCTCACGATGGGGAGTTTTCTTTTCACCAATCGATCAAGTTAGAAACGGACATCGTTTGTGCTTGGCCGTACTCATGCTTTTCCAGCACGTGTATGGCATCGACTAAGGCTTTGCACTCTGCGTAGGAAGGGCAGTCAGTCAATTTTTTGTACTCTCCTTTGCCACCGCGCCATTCCTGACGGAGCATGCCCAGATGCCAATAAAGATGCGGTTCAATGCTACGGATGACATGATCCAACTTTTTCACCTCGCTTTCATCAGAGAAGAGAACTCACTACTTGCGGATCAGGTAAAAACTGAGTTGGCCGCAATTGTTTGAAATGTGGAGTACTTGCCAACCCTGAGCCAGCTTTTCGCTTGCCTCTTTCGTACATTTTGTTTGGCAGATTTCTTTGATCTCAGATACATCCAAGCCTTACACCCCCTTTGCATCACACAACTGCATGCAGCATCAAAGTCATGGCAGTGACCTAACCGTTTCCTTGCCTGGCATTTGACCTTGTCCAGATGGCCCGGTCTGATGTATTTCGGCTCGGCTCCCTTTGCAGATTGTCGCTCGCTCCCGCTCGTTTGGTGCTCTATGCAGTTGTGTGGATTGGAAATCAAACAATCATTTTTCAGAGACAGATTTACTGGAATGCGTTTCAAGTTTATTGAGAATAATCTTTTGAGCCGATACATATGCGTTTTTTAACACCTGCTCAAAGAGGGGCCCTTTTATGACGATCACCTCACGTCTTCGGGTAGACTTTTCCATTTGGATCAACCTTTCAGGCTAATTTTTGTCCTATTTTGTCACAATTATTTTCAAAAAAAAGAGTCCAATCACAATCAAAAGCACTTGCTATTTTTTTTGCTGTTTTTACAGCGACGGAACTGCCATTTTCTGCTTTGGTGTATGTGGAACGCTCTACTCCAGCAAGTTCCGCAGCCTTTTCCTGTGTAAGACCTTTACTGTTTCGCATGTTGATCAACCAGGTACGACGTTTCATTCTTCACCATCCTTCCGAAAAGTTTTTGTTCTGTATGATCACATTATAATGTTCTATTTCGTCACAGTCAACACTTTTTGTTCTTTATTGGAACACCCATTTCGTTGTGATGTTTTATCACATATAATTGACTATAGTCAACACGTTGGAGGTGAGAGTCATGTTCCTAGGCCAGCGTTTAAAGGAGTGCAGGAAGGCAAAAAAACTGACACAACAGGAACTATCAGATGCTTTAAGCCTTAACCGCTCTACGTACGCAAAATACGAAACAGGGGATAATGAGCCTGATAACCAAACCCTCCAAAAACTAGCCGATTTCTTCGATGTAAAGATTGATTACCTTCTGGGGAGAACTAACGATCCCTCCCCATCCGAAAAAAAGGACAAGCTTGAAAAATCTCGAGACGAACTCCTTCAAGAACTAACCGACGATCCTGATGACTTCTTCTTCCTTGATGGTTACCTTGATGCATCCGATGAAGAAAAAAGAGAGCTACGAAGGTCTTTTTACGAAATCAAGAAACAAATGCGTGAAAACAAAGTTAAGTCTTATAAACCACCTTCTCTGTTTGATCTTACTGAAGGCATTGAGAAGGATAAAAAGTAAATACACATACAAAACCCTCTATGCACCTAGACCTACTTTCTTCGTTTAGGATGCATGGAGGGTATTTTTTTACATTCACAACTACTTGTTATGTAAAGTTTGGGTAAATAGTAGGTGATTAACATAGGGTTATAAACCTACGCTACGTGAATTTCTTCTACATACTGGCTTTGCGTATTCTTACTCTTTTTTGACAAGGTAGATACCGCTACTTGGTCATAGAAAGGGTTTGGATATATCAAATGGTTGCAATATTTAACTTGGAGGTAGAGAAGGATGACTGTATTTTTTGAAGAAGCATTAGAACAATCAGAAGTCAAAGCTGCAATCGTTGCAAAGTATTTCTTTGCCTGGGCAAAAATAATAGCACCTCGTAGTAACAAAGTTGCTTATCTAGACCTTTTTTGTGGACCAGGTAGATATAAGGACGGTACAAAATCAACCCCAATCAAAGTATTAGAAGCGTGTATAAATGACAATGTACTTCGTGAGAAGGTAGTTACGATCTTTAACGACGGAAATGAAGATTTAATACAAAATCTCGAAGAAGAGATTAAAAAAATTCCAAGAATTAATGAACTCAAACATGAACCCGAAACCATGCTCGGCGAGATTGATGACGAAGTTGCTGAGTTTTTCTCGTCTACCAGTCTAGTCCCTACGTTTGCATTTGTTGACCCTTTCGGATACAAAGGTCTGAGTACGAAACTTATAAAGGGACTTACAAAAGACTGGGGTTCAGATTGCATCTTCTTCTTTAATTACAATCGTATAAATATGGGGATAACGAATAAGATCGTAGAAAAGCATATGAATTCCATCTTTGGTGAGGAATATGCTAATGAGCTACGACAAAAAGTTGCAAACATGTCTCCTGATGAACGTGAGTTAACGATTGTGAACGCTCTAGCTCATTCTCTATCAGATGATGGAAAAAATTATGTTCTGCCCTTTAGGTTTGCTCGAGAAAACGGACGGACGAGCCATTATTTAATTTTCTTTTCCAAACATATTCTTGGGTATGAAATTATGAAAGAGATCATGTGGAGAGAAAGTTCAGAACACGAAGACGGTGTGGCGAGTTTCTCTTATTTACCTGTTACTGATAAACAGCTTGATTTTCTATACGCGCTTAATAAACCATTAGACATGCTCGGCGACGAACTTCTTGAGGTGTTTTCAGGAAAAACTCTTACACTTGAAGAGATATATCGTCGGCACCATGTAAATACGCCCTTCGTAAGGAATAATTACAAAGAGGCACTGCGTAGATTGGAGGATGCTGGGTCTGTAACTTGTGAACCACCTGCTGCGAAGCGCCGTAAGATTAAAGGAAAAGTTTCCTTTGCTGATCACGTTAAAGTAACTTTCCCTAGATAGGAACGATTGTTCTCATTAACCATATGTGCTAATATTATGCAGAAAGGAGGTTTTTCTAAATGGCTTCTTCCTCCAGTATTGAATGGACTGAGGCAACATGGAACCCCGTCACTGGTTGTACAAAAATTTCCGAAGGTTGTAGGCATTGTTATGCTGCAACAATGGCGAAAAGACTAGTTGCAATGGAAAATCCTCGTTATAAAAATGGCTTTAATGTTACTCTTCATTACGATTTAATCGAAACGCCACTTCGCTGGAAAAAACCAAGAAGAATATTTGTTAATTCCATGTCAGATCTTTTTCATAAAGACGTTCCACTCGAGTTCATCCAAAAAGTCTTTGTTACTATGGAAAAAGCGTCCTGGCACACTTTTCAAATTCTTACGAAGCGCTCTGATCGTCTAGCTGAGTTAGCTCCTTATTTACCCTGGCCCCAAAATGTATGGCAGGGAGTCAGCGTTGAGGATGACCGTGTTATACATCGGATCGATCACCTTCGGACGGTTCCAGCGAAAACAAGATTCCTCTCCATTGAACCTCTTATTGGTCCGATCGAAAACCTGGATCTTGAAGGCATCCATTGGGTAATTGTTGGCGGGGAATCTGGGGCTGGAGCTCGTCCAATGAAAGAAGAATGGGTTCGTAGTATCATGCAGCAATGTAAGGATCAAGACGTTGCTTTCTTTTTTAAACAATGGGGTGGTGTTCAGAAACACCGTCACGGTAGGATGCTTGATGGCCGGACATACGATGAATATCCAAATCATCTGATACCAGTTTAAAGGGACCATAACGGTCCCTTTATTCTTGGCACTTACAACATATAACTCCACTTTTGACATTAATATCTCATTCTCAATGCAACGAGCGGCATACGTCGCCAATTTTGTCCCTTTGTCCACCTGGTAGCTTTCGATCGCTTTGATCAGGCCGATCGTACCGATGGAGATCAGGTCTTCGCTGTCTTCTCCAGTGTTTTCAAATTTTTTCACAATATGAGCAACCAGCCGCAAGTTATGCTCAATCAGTTTATTCCGTGCGACCGGGTCGCCCTTGGCCATGAGCCGGAGATACTTTTCCTCTTCCGTGTCAGGCAGCGGCTGGGGAAAAGCATTGTTTTTCACATAGGCCACGAACAGCATGATTTCTTTGATAAACAGCGATAGCGCTGCAAAGATGCTGGACACGTTTGCCACCTCCCACGAAGGATATGCGCTTATTTAACCTTATGTGGGCTCCTGCCTACACGTGCATGTACGCGGGAACTCTGCCAAAAAAAGAAGAACTTTGCCTGCTTCACCCCTTGTACCTGCCTGTTCTAAAGTCTAGAACAACATTTTCGCGTTATCTCCATCTGTATTTATCCTTATAAGCTAAGGGGCATGTGCAATAAAAAAAGGACTCAAGACACAAAGTCTCGAATCCTTTTGACGGTGAAAAATCAACCGTTTTTTATGATCAAGTGATGCTTACTGCTTGCGAACGAGTTCTTCCAATCGCTCCAGCCGTCTTTCCAATTCCTTCACTTTTTTCTTCAGCCCAGAGCGAACCACAAAGTAAATGATTAGCCCCACCGGCAGGCCTATCATGATTAGAAAGGCAATGATCTGAAAAAGCAGCGTCCCCCATTCGAGACTGACTGCGCCAAAGTCCAGCATGCTGAAAAACCCCCTCCCTTTCGCTTTTCTTCCCGTTTCTATTCTTTTAGAAAGTCGGCTGCTTTCTGGTAGTAGCCCTCGGCTTTCTTCTTGTAACCTGCCAGATTTTGCTCGGCAGCTGCTACACTTTTCTTCGCCTCCGCGATCGCCTCTGTCCCTGCTTGGACAGCTTCTTCAAATGCTTTTTGGCGCTCGCTTCTATTGGCAATCTCACCACTAACCTGCTGCCACAATACTTGCGCCTGATTCATATCACCTTGCAGTGTCTCAGCAATTCCGGACAGCGCCGTCGTCTTTTTCTCCACCTGGGACTGAAGCGTGCGAACACCATCCATCAGGGCGTTCATGCTGTTCGCGATCGACGATGCAATCGCACGATCCGTTTGTGTCAGCCCGGACTTCGGGCCCATGGAAGCCAGCTCTTCGGACAGCGAAGCCAAATCAGTCAGATGCTGCTCGAAAATGGCCAGGTCCCCAGAAATCTGGTATTCGGATATGTATTTGATATTTTCTGCAATGTCGGATTCCAGCTTGCCAAACTGCTCGACTTTTTTATTCATTTCCGCTTTTTCTTGCGCTTTCCGTTCAGCCATTTCCTTCTGGACGGCTTCTGCCTTTTCACTGACCTGCTTTTGCAAAGCATCTAGCTTTGTCTGGTACTCCTCCGTTTGCATGGCAAGCAATTCGGTGTTGGCCTCGTAATG
This window harbors:
- a CDS encoding three-Cys-motif partner protein TcmP; amino-acid sequence: MTVFFEEALEQSEVKAAIVAKYFFAWAKIIAPRSNKVAYLDLFCGPGRYKDGTKSTPIKVLEACINDNVLREKVVTIFNDGNEDLIQNLEEEIKKIPRINELKHEPETMLGEIDDEVAEFFSSTSLVPTFAFVDPFGYKGLSTKLIKGLTKDWGSDCIFFFNYNRINMGITNKIVEKHMNSIFGEEYANELRQKVANMSPDERELTIVNALAHSLSDDGKNYVLPFRFARENGRTSHYLIFFSKHILGYEIMKEIMWRESSEHEDGVASFSYLPVTDKQLDFLYALNKPLDMLGDELLEVFSGKTLTLEEIYRRHHVNTPFVRNNYKEALRRLEDAGSVTCEPPAAKRRKIKGKVSFADHVKVTFPR
- a CDS encoding helix-turn-helix transcriptional regulator: MKRRTWLINMRNSKGLTQEKAAELAGVERSTYTKAENGSSVAVKTAKKIASAFDCDWTLFFENNCDKIGQKLA
- a CDS encoding helix-turn-helix domain-containing protein, translating into MKVGAIMQACRERAGLTQEQLAVMLNRSQSCISKLEDDKKTWDIPTFLNWIDATGAKEVAVAFFLGMDGLTIMQQFFTTGIMLTYWLF
- a CDS encoding DUF5131 family protein — encoded protein: MASSSSIEWTEATWNPVTGCTKISEGCRHCYAATMAKRLVAMENPRYKNGFNVTLHYDLIETPLRWKKPRRIFVNSMSDLFHKDVPLEFIQKVFVTMEKASWHTFQILTKRSDRLAELAPYLPWPQNVWQGVSVEDDRVIHRIDHLRTVPAKTRFLSIEPLIGPIENLDLEGIHWVIVGGESGAGARPMKEEWVRSIMQQCKDQDVAFFFKQWGGVQKHRHGRMLDGRTYDEYPNHLIPV
- a CDS encoding helix-turn-helix domain-containing protein, translating into MFLGQRLKECRKAKKLTQQELSDALSLNRSTYAKYETGDNEPDNQTLQKLADFFDVKIDYLLGRTNDPSPSEKKDKLEKSRDELLQELTDDPDDFFFLDGYLDASDEEKRELRRSFYEIKKQMRENKVKSYKPPSLFDLTEGIEKDKK
- a CDS encoding YqaJ viral recombinase family nuclease, encoding MQAVSLVSTDNMAYSEWLMWRKKGIGGSDAGSVAGFSKYRSPIAVWLEKTGKVEPTQEESQAARFGRKLEPIVAEEFAERTGLKIEPVHELLQHPNYPFMLANLDRLIHMDGMHGVLECKTADKYLAAEWDEDNIPDHYYLQVQHYLAVTGLQFAYIAVLIGGNDFRHKRIDRNDEVIAHLITIETDFWRLVEQDIPPAVDGAESTTELLKQMYPVSNGQEIILPDEAEEWLRQYHEASAKIKEFEMLKAEAHNKIMYAMKDNAIGWIGDKKVTRSVIPEKTMSFVKKAHTRLYIPKAT